A window of the Cannabis sativa cultivar Pink pepper isolate KNU-18-1 chromosome X, ASM2916894v1, whole genome shotgun sequence genome harbors these coding sequences:
- the LOC115710360 gene encoding putative casein kinase II subunit beta-4 isoform X1: protein MYRDRGGGSSKSEIVGPLDRKRINDALDKHLEKSSPSTSRALSSKDKERLSIPSTSAGKSQLDHRDSRSAAASLSKNKCSDEESETDSEESDVSGSDGDDTSWISWFCNLRGNEFFCEVDDEYIQDDFNLCGLSSQVPYYDYALDLILDVESSHGDMFTEEQNELVESAAEMLYGLIHVRYILTSKGMSAMLEKYKNYDFGRCPRVYCCGQPCLPVGQSDIPRSSTVKIYCPKCEDIYYPRSKYQGNIDGAYFGTTFPHLFLMTYGHLKPQKAAQSYIPRVFGFKIHKL, encoded by the exons ATGTATAGGGATCGTGGTGGTGGGTCTTCCAAATCGGAGATTGTTGGACCTCTCGATCGGAAGCGCATCAACGATGCCCTAGACAAGCATCTAGAGAAGTCTTCACCGTCAACTTCGAGGGCCTTGAGCAGTAAGGACAAGGAAAGGCTCTCCATTCCTTCCACCTCCGCCGGTAAATCGCAGCTCGATCATCGTGATTCGCGCTCTGCCGCAGCTTCTCTCTCTAAGAATAAATGCTCTGATG AGGAATCTGAGACGGATAGTGAAGAATCCGATGTAAGTGGCTCTGATGGAGATGACACTTCTTGGATTTCATGGTTTTGCAATTTGCGAGGAAATGAGTTCTTTTGCGAAGTCGATGATGAATACATTCAAGATGATTTCAACCTTTGTGGTTTGAGTAGTCAAGTCCCATATTATGACTATGCACTTGATCTGATTTTGGACGTGGAATCTTCTCATG GGGATATGTTCACTGAGGAGCAAAATGAGTTGGTTGAATCAGCAGCGGAGATGCTTTATGGTCTTATTCATGTCCGATACATACTCACTAGTAAAGGAATGTCTGCAATG TTGGAGAAGTACAAAAACTATGACTTTGGGAGATGCCCACGAGTATATTGCTGTGGACAACCTTGCCTTCCTGTTGGCCAATCTGACATTCCTCGTTCGAGTACTGTAAAAATTTACTGCCCGAAGTGTGAAGACATCTATTATCCTCGATCCAAATACCAAGGCA ACATTGACGGAGCATATTTTGGAACCACATTCCCTCACTTATTTTTGATGACCTATGGGCACCTTAAGCCACAGAAGGCTGCACAAAGTTACATCCCAAGAGTCTTCGGCTTCAAGATTCACAAGCTGTGA
- the LOC115710360 gene encoding putative casein kinase II subunit beta-4 isoform X2, whose product MYRDRGGGSSKSEIVGPLDRKRINDALDKHLEKSSPSTSRALSSKDKERLSIPSTSAGKSQLDHRDSRSAAASLSKNKCSDEESETDSEESDVSGSDGDDTSWISWFCNLRGNEFFCEVDDEYIQDDFNLCGLSSQVPYYDYALDLILDVESSHGDMFTEEQNELVESAAEMLYGLIHVRYILTSKGMSAMLEKYKNYDFGRCPRVYCCGQPCLPVGQSDIPRSSTVKIYCPKCEDIYYPRSKYQDIDGAYFGTTFPHLFLMTYGHLKPQKAAQSYIPRVFGFKIHKL is encoded by the exons ATGTATAGGGATCGTGGTGGTGGGTCTTCCAAATCGGAGATTGTTGGACCTCTCGATCGGAAGCGCATCAACGATGCCCTAGACAAGCATCTAGAGAAGTCTTCACCGTCAACTTCGAGGGCCTTGAGCAGTAAGGACAAGGAAAGGCTCTCCATTCCTTCCACCTCCGCCGGTAAATCGCAGCTCGATCATCGTGATTCGCGCTCTGCCGCAGCTTCTCTCTCTAAGAATAAATGCTCTGATG AGGAATCTGAGACGGATAGTGAAGAATCCGATGTAAGTGGCTCTGATGGAGATGACACTTCTTGGATTTCATGGTTTTGCAATTTGCGAGGAAATGAGTTCTTTTGCGAAGTCGATGATGAATACATTCAAGATGATTTCAACCTTTGTGGTTTGAGTAGTCAAGTCCCATATTATGACTATGCACTTGATCTGATTTTGGACGTGGAATCTTCTCATG GGGATATGTTCACTGAGGAGCAAAATGAGTTGGTTGAATCAGCAGCGGAGATGCTTTATGGTCTTATTCATGTCCGATACATACTCACTAGTAAAGGAATGTCTGCAATG TTGGAGAAGTACAAAAACTATGACTTTGGGAGATGCCCACGAGTATATTGCTGTGGACAACCTTGCCTTCCTGTTGGCCAATCTGACATTCCTCGTTCGAGTACTGTAAAAATTTACTGCCCGAAGTGTGAAGACATCTATTATCCTCGATCCAAATACCAAG ACATTGACGGAGCATATTTTGGAACCACATTCCCTCACTTATTTTTGATGACCTATGGGCACCTTAAGCCACAGAAGGCTGCACAAAGTTACATCCCAAGAGTCTTCGGCTTCAAGATTCACAAGCTGTGA
- the LOC115719993 gene encoding serine carboxypeptidase-like 51, which translates to MNLFLCLFLEKKGRVSGVGIRNFQEVGPLDTSLNSRNSTWLQKSDLLFVVSELIVGTGYSFVEDTKLFVKNDLEVADDFTTLLKKLFNGDETLQKSPLFIVAESYGGKFDVTFALSALKAIEAGKLKLKFGGKNLQFS; encoded by the exons ATGAATCTTTTCCTTTGTTTGTTTCTTGAGAAAAAAGGGAGAGTTTCAGGTGTTGGAATTAGGAATTTTCAAGAGGTTGGACCATTAGATACAAGCTTAAATTCAAGGAATTCAACTTGGTTACAAAAATCAGATCTATTGTTTGTTGTAAGTGAGTTAATTG TTGGAACTGGTTACAGTTTTGTGGAGGACACAAAGTTGTTTGTGAAAAATGATTTAGAAGTTGCAGATGATTTTACCACATTGTTGAAGAAGCTCTTTAATGGAGATGAGACTCTTCAAAAGAGTCCTCTTTTCATTGTTGCTGAATCTTATGGAGGAAAATTTGATGTTACTTTTGCTTTATCAGCTCTGAAAGCCATTGAAGCTGGGAAATTGAAACTTAAATTTGGAGGTAAAAATCTTCAATTCTCATAA
- the LOC115717973 gene encoding uncharacterized protein LOC115717973, whose protein sequence is MATNSWDMKGIEEEILRVQVAEEEEDVAIEGGEEDDGIDARWCVVGRFLSDRDVDFETMQNVLASLWKPGMGMFVKELPPDRYFFQFYHEVDIQRVITGSPWTFNRMQLILTRLQEGDDPQKVLLKKLDIWVQVYDLQPGCMSVSVLRNVANVMGRFVESDPKNFVGVWRDYFRVRVTIDINKPLRRRMRLTKPDGANFWATFKYERAPTFCFICGIIGHSEKFCVKLFEKPLDQIVKPYGEFMRAKFQNRKQNIGARWLRTRGWTPGMVVGESSGAGEMGQADDTHMESDNQGTNGGEIGGDTMGFHNQGVNVGDMQVGQNSQYENNPINGINEERNEMPPGLHANGSVVIIDNKRRKATEELEKEASGLGLESNGLSKNSDLAGLSYGARPTL, encoded by the coding sequence ATGGCAACCAATAGTTGGGATATGAAAGGAATTGAGGAGGAGATCCTTCGGGTTCAGGTGGCGGAGGAGGAAGAGGATGTTGCGATTGAAGGAGGAGAGGAAGATGACGGTATTGATGCGAGATGGTGTGTAGTCGGGAGATTTCTGTCCGATCGggatgttgattttgaaactATGCAGAATGTGCTTGCATCACTTTGGAAACCAGGTATGGGGATGTTTGTTAAAGAATTGCCACCtgatagatatttttttcaattttaccatGAGGTGGATATACAGAGAGTCATTACAGGGAGTCCATGGACGTTCAATAGAATGCAGTTAATCTTGACAAGGCTCCAGGAAGGAGATGATCCGCAGAAGGTTTTATTGAAAAAACTTGATATTTGGGTCCAAGTGTATGATCTACAACCGGGATGTATGTCTGTAAGTGTCCTTCGAAATGTGGCTAATGTGATGGGAAGGTTTGTGGAATCGGATCCTAAGAATTTTGTGGGTGTTTGGCGGGATTATTTCAGAGTTAGAGTGACAATAGATATTAACAAACCGCTAAGGAGGAGAATGAGATTGACTAAACCGGATGGTGCTAATTTCTGGGCTACGTTTAAATATGAGCGAGCGCCAACATTTTGTTTCATCTGTGGTATTATTGGGCATTCTGAAAAATTTTGTGTGAAGCTGTTCGAAAAGCCACTGGATCAGATAGTGAAACCGTATGGAGAGTTCATGCGAGCAAAGTTCCAAAACCGAAAGCAGAACATAGGGGCGCGATGGCTGAGAACGAGAGGTTGGACTCCGGGAATGGTGGTCGGCGAGAGTAGTGGTGCAGGGGAGATGGGGCAAGCCGATGATACCCATATGGAAAGTGACAATCAGGGCACTAATGGGGGAGAGATTGGTGGCGATACTATGGGATTTCATAATCAGGGAGTTAATGTGGGGGATATGCAAGTTGGTCAAAATTCTCAATATGAAAATAATCCTATAAATGGGATTAATGAAGAAAGGAATGAGATGCCACCTGGGTTACATGCTAATGGGAGTGTTGTGATTATAGACAATAAAAGAAGAAAGGCAACAGAGGAGTTGGAGAAAGAAGCTTCGGGCTTGGGCCTGGAGAGTAATGGGCTTTCAAAAAACTCGGATTTGGCGGGTCTCTCTTATGGGGCTCGCCCAACATTATGA